A single window of Drosophila suzukii chromosome 3, CBGP_Dsuzu_IsoJpt1.0, whole genome shotgun sequence DNA harbors:
- the LOC118877363 gene encoding fibrous sheath CABYR-binding protein, translated as MKIFSLGGVLTLSAVASVALGAPQLESRLRRDVSELVEPSAAEYLPPAITEAALLNADPSEAELQAEPAALEADPEGTVLGDEGYEYRTVRRLKLRHRNRRDVSHLQPARQYLPPSKSYLPPAQEVPAAPAAPAAAPPADDTEEVVSAAEPKVNREYLPPTEAAPAAEETTEAAAPEEPADVRVVDVPTVSGQLLQDGYHYQQPAQVPAELREAAAEYLPPLGGEEVIVEGPAGGESAVLTSDGYQYRAIRRYRF; from the exons ATG AAAATCTTCTCGCTTGGTGGTGTCCTTACCCTCTCCGCTGTGGCCAGTGTGGCTCTGGGTGCTCCTCAGCTGGAGTCCCGCCTGCGCCGCGATGTCTCCGAACTGGTGGAACCCTCTGCCGCGGAATACCTTCCTCCCGCGATCACCGAGGCTGCCCTCCTGAATGCCGATCCGTCGGAGGCTGAGCTGCAGGCCGAACCGGCTGCTCTGGAGGCCGATCCCGAGGGCACCGTCCTGGGGGATGAGGGCTACGAGTATCGCACGGTGCGTCGCCTGAAGCTGCGCCATCGCAACCGCCGGGATGTCTCCCACTTGCAGCCAGCCAGGCAGTATCTGCCGCCCAGCAAGTCCTACTTGCCGCCAGCCCAGGAGGTTCCTGCTGCTCCCGCTGCTCCTGCAGCAGCTCCTCCCGCCGATGACACCGAGGAGGTGGTGTCCGCCGCCGAGCCCAAGGTCAATCGGGAGTACCTCCCGCCCACCGAAGCGGCTCCAGCGGCCGAGGAAACCACCGAGGCTGCTGCTCCCGAGGAGCCAGCCGATGTCCGTGTGGTGGATGTGCCCACTGTCTCCGGACAACTGCTGCAGGATGGCTACCACTACCAACAGCCGGCCCAGGTGCCCGCCGAGCTGAGGGAGGCAGCTGCCGAGTATCTGCCGCCACTCGGCGGCGAGGAGGTCATCGTGGAGGGTCCTGCCGGGGGCGAGAGTGCCGTCCTGACCAGCGATGGCTACCAGTACCGCGCCATCAGGCGCTACAGATTTTAA